Proteins co-encoded in one Capsicum annuum cultivar UCD-10X-F1 chromosome 9, UCD10Xv1.1, whole genome shotgun sequence genomic window:
- the LOC124887094 gene encoding uncharacterized protein LOC124887094: MFLTIIGNNECYVVIKRRFQHSLQMVHKHFHEVLEATMKFAKEMIAPTTFDSNMNIPSAHNKRGRRKGKCYQNVLEICDFNMVFTYVYAGYEGVAHDARVLTEVVSNLNNGFLFPPFRDYRHRRIITKEEKFNHAYAQLINVIEHSYGVLKARFPILDKMAPYPINIQRDVVIAYFAVNNLIRNERINNELFNQFDISQVIFDEEGQQEEIFEETNGPSWTVKDSKIMHNMQEELTLKLMH, from the exons ATGTTTTTAACTATTATAGGAAATAATGAGTGCTACGTCGTTATTAAGAGAAGATTTCAACATTCTTTGCAAATGGTGCACAAGCATTTTCATGAGGTTCTTGAGGCAACGATGAAATTTGCAAAAGAGATGATTGCACCGACAACATTTGATTCGAATATGAATATTCCTAGTGCTCATAATAAGAG AGGAAGAAGAAAAGGTAAATGCTATCAAAATGTTCTGGAAATATGTGACTTTAATATGGTCTTCACTTATGTTTATGCTGGATATGAAGGGGTAGCACATGATGCACGAGTTCTAACAGAAGTTGTATCTAATCTAAATAATGGCTTTCTATTTCCTCCATTCA GAGATTATCGTCATAGGCGTATCATAACTAAGGAGGAAAAGTTTAATCATGCTTATGCACAACTTATAAATGTTATTGAGCATTCGTATGGAGTACTGAAAGCAAGATTTCCTATATTGGACAAGATGGCTCCATATCCTATCAATATCCAAAGAGATGTTGTTATTGCATATTTTGCAGTTAATAATCTTATTAGAAATGAACGCATCAATAATGAATTGTTTAATCAATTTGATATATCTCAAGTAATATTTGATGAAGAAGGACAACAAGAAGAAATATTTGAGGAAACAAATGGACCTAGCTGGACTGTTAAAGATTCTAAAATAATGCACAATATGCAGGAGGAACTTACACTCAAGCTAATGCAttga